Within the Dehalococcoidales bacterium genome, the region TGTCAAATCAAAGGGCAAGGAGTTCAAGTGCCTGTATTACTTCTATACCACCTGCCCATCATGTGCCAAGGTGTACGGTAAGAACTATACCGTTCTGCTGGCTGCGGTCTAACCGGTGACCTCCATAAGATAGTGCCGCTGCTTACAGAGAGGTTGAGGGAGGGTGAGGTGGTTCGCTCGCTTGTCCGCCGTGCTATAATGGTGGCGGTGGAGGTTGACGATGGATTATACAGTAGTCATTAGAAAAGCCCCGGACGGCATCTTCATCGGCAGTTGTCCTCTTGTTCCTGAGGCACACGCCCAGGGTGACACCCACGACGAGTGCCTTGCCAGTATGAAAGAAGCCCTTGAACTCTATCTGGAGTTCCGCAAGGAACGCGGCGAGGAGGTTTCGGAAGGTATCGCTAGCTTCTAATGCCCACATACTCAGATTATGACGCATTTGCCTGGGTCTATAACAAGTACTGGGGTGACGAGTTCACCCCGCGTGTCTTTCCTATCCTGGAGCAGCTTGTGCTCCGGGAGCTTCCCGCCGGGGCCAGCATCCTCGACCTCTGCTGCGGTACCGGGCAGCTTGCCGGGACACTGACCGCCCTCGGTTACCGTGTCACCGGTGTCGACGGCTCGGCTGAGATGCTGCGCTTCGCCCGTGAAAACGCCCCGGACGCCGAATTTGTCCACGCCGATGCCCGTTCCTTCACCCTGCCGGACAGCTATGATGCCGTCGTCAGCGTCTT harbors:
- a CDS encoding type II toxin-antitoxin system HicB family antitoxin, with product MDYTVVIRKAPDGIFIGSCPLVPEAHAQGDTHDECLASMKEALELYLEFRKERGEEVSEGIASF